A single window of Xylocopilactobacillus apicola DNA harbors:
- a CDS encoding LytR/AlgR family response regulator transcription factor, whose protein sequence is MKIFICDDQEIHLLAIKKIVESLIACKDAPMSIAIATTEFEEIISNLETNGLNIYFLDIDLNNDRYNGIDLALKIRQIDPLGFIIFITSYFEYGMLTFEYKIGAFDYIIKSLDSAILKEKINNVLNAVAQRHQFILNNQEKIDNDSKSIKFVSDYEEQFVLIEELIMLEMIGNHKLQVITKDRIFECNGTLGGFESKLPNYFFRCHRSVIINLKKVIKRSIKDESFVLSNGAEVQCSTRKQKKCIHMLDNLNI, encoded by the coding sequence ATGAAAATTTTTATTTGTGATGATCAAGAGATTCATTTGTTGGCTATTAAAAAGATCGTAGAGTCGCTTATTGCCTGCAAAGATGCGCCGATGAGTATAGCTATTGCAACGACAGAGTTTGAGGAAATTATCTCCAATTTGGAAACTAACGGTCTTAATATATATTTTTTAGATATAGATTTAAACAACGACCGTTACAATGGAATTGACTTAGCTCTAAAAATCAGACAAATTGACCCACTTGGTTTCATTATTTTTATTACATCGTATTTTGAATACGGAATGCTAACCTTTGAGTACAAAATCGGTGCTTTTGACTATATAATAAAATCGTTAGATTCCGCTATTTTGAAAGAAAAAATCAACAATGTATTAAACGCTGTTGCCCAAAGACATCAATTTATTTTAAACAATCAGGAAAAAATCGATAATGATTCCAAAAGTATAAAGTTCGTTTCAGATTACGAGGAACAATTCGTTTTAATTGAGGAACTTATTATGTTAGAAATGATTGGAAATCATAAATTACAAGTCATAACAAAAGATAGAATCTTCGAATGTAACGGAACTTTAGGCGGCTTTGAATCTAAGTTACCAAATTATTTCTTTCGATGCCATCGCAGTGTAATTATCAATTTAAAAAAAGTGATAAAAAGATCAATAAAAGACGAATCATTTGTATTATCAAATGGGGCGGAAGTTCAATGTTCGACCCGTAAGCAAAAGAAATGTATTCACATGCTTGACAACTTAAACATTTAA
- a CDS encoding universal stress protein: MDYKKVMVPLDGSDNSELAFKRAMEFVTEPGTSLYLVHVIDTMPLVGNYGVISGDLFYDLSERAREYLTQMKEKAESQGAKNVSIHVRFGNPKTVISKDFVDEYHVDLIVIGSTGLNAVERILVGSVAEYVNRHAKVDVMIIKQ, encoded by the coding sequence ATGGATTATAAAAAAGTCATGGTTCCGTTAGATGGATCAGATAATTCAGAATTAGCATTTAAACGAGCAATGGAGTTTGTTACAGAACCAGGCACTTCGCTGTATTTGGTTCATGTTATTGATACGATGCCGTTGGTTGGTAACTACGGCGTTATTTCCGGGGACTTGTTTTATGATCTAAGTGAACGGGCGAGAGAATATTTAACCCAAATGAAAGAAAAGGCTGAGAGTCAAGGAGCCAAAAATGTTTCGATTCACGTCCGTTTTGGCAATCCAAAAACTGTAATATCTAAAGATTTTGTTGATGAATACCATGTTGATTTAATCGTAATTGGTTCAACTGGTTTAAATGCAGTTGAACGGATTTTGGTTGGTTCAGTTGCTGAGTATGTCAATCGGCACGCCAAAGTTGATGTTATGATCATCAAACAATAA
- a CDS encoding GHKL domain-containing protein: MTRKINVTVECIPEINIEKIDPFNLVRCLGIILDNAIEECKKNDAPEIRIGFFDNSGHTTIIVTNTCADKPEITIGKSSKGKNRGFGLQNLHEFVNQCDNLSLSTSCSNGTFVQKLFIKK; encoded by the coding sequence ATTACAAGAAAAATAAATGTAACGGTTGAATGTATTCCCGAAATTAATATTGAAAAAATCGATCCCTTTAATTTAGTTAGATGTCTCGGAATTATTCTTGATAACGCCATTGAAGAATGCAAAAAAAATGATGCTCCAGAAATCCGGATCGGTTTTTTCGACAATTCGGGACACACAACGATTATAGTTACAAACACCTGTGCTGATAAACCAGAAATAACTATTGGTAAATCCTCAAAAGGTAAAAACAGAGGGTTCGGGTTACAAAACCTACACGAATTTGTTAATCAGTGCGATAATTTATCATTAAGTACATCGTGTAGTAATGGAACGTTTGTGCAAAAACTATTCATAAAGAAATAA
- a CDS encoding tyrosine-protein phosphatase, which translates to MNRIIPLRFGRNIRELGGYKTIEGRQIKWKKLIRSAKLSELDDQDLSFLEHYGVKTVIDFRSTDEIKEEPDPPNFKVQLFVNPVLKRDETKNSKTPAELQEELMNNSVAGIERMKNVYRKMVTSETSKKAFQHFFEILLTKGAHGIIFHCTSGKDRTGLASIYLLSALGVLESDYKKDYLLTNEIMSKYVNNIIEALRQKGQPNIFINNIKALYTVNLAYYLEAMKWIVKLAGSTDNYLHEELKLSPVDLNDLKHLFLSD; encoded by the coding sequence ATGAATCGAATCATTCCCCTGCGCTTCGGGCGCAACATCAGAGAATTGGGCGGATATAAGACAATTGAGGGCCGACAGATAAAATGGAAAAAGCTCATCAGAAGCGCTAAGTTATCTGAACTTGACGATCAAGATCTGTCATTTCTTGAACATTACGGAGTTAAAACGGTCATTGATTTTCGTTCAACTGATGAGATCAAAGAAGAACCTGATCCCCCGAATTTCAAGGTCCAACTGTTTGTAAATCCTGTTTTAAAGCGCGACGAAACCAAAAACTCCAAAACGCCTGCAGAACTCCAAGAAGAGTTGATGAACAATTCAGTTGCTGGAATAGAAAGAATGAAAAATGTTTATCGGAAAATGGTTACCTCTGAAACTTCAAAAAAAGCTTTTCAACATTTTTTTGAAATTCTTTTAACCAAAGGAGCACATGGAATAATATTTCATTGCACTTCTGGTAAGGACCGCACAGGACTCGCTTCAATTTATTTACTGAGTGCTCTTGGAGTTTTAGAGTCGGATTACAAAAAAGATTATCTTTTAACAAATGAAATCATGTCCAAGTATGTCAACAATATTATTGAGGCGCTGCGCCAAAAAGGCCAGCCCAATATCTTTATTAACAACATAAAAGCCCTATATACTGTAAACCTTGCTTACTATTTAGAAGCCATGAAATGGATTGTAAAATTAGCAGGTTCAACTGATAATTATTTACACGAAGAATTGAAACTGAGCCCCGTTGATCTTAATGATTTAAAACATTTATTTCTCAGTGATTAA